In one window of Zingiber officinale cultivar Zhangliang chromosome 11A, Zo_v1.1, whole genome shotgun sequence DNA:
- the LOC122032039 gene encoding transcription termination factor MTEF18, mitochondrial-like: MTVLLLIRGIRFSKSYQSNASLILPSISVSSPMNRSNLKNAERYFFSSSSLPALFASAKFLFSDSNQRKPPLSDHGSTWLCHRFATRNALIFKSPLNRQQDRFFSGTRVALTVSDLHAEPFPNDSTGQRITRSGRIDAQNALLDYLHVTRGLPFMDAEHISKNSPEFLQRILEKIGNEHDVGRSLTRYLRYHPINEFEPFFESLGLKPLEIQPLLPRNLMFLNDDDVLLENYHTLCNYGVPRRKIGKMYKEGTEIFRYDLGVLHSKLCAYEELWLSKSTIIKLVTCCPTLLVGGVNANFHKVVGKLKSLGIELDCIRGCLSDKKSYNWKWILGMLNFLDGITELSSLVRNNPNFVFDDSGKKIYILVAILLKLGLRKPNILVLFAKYPQILDGNFTKKLLQSVHFLAEIGMPRDDIGSILSSHAQVLGSCSCKKPDAVLASLNISDVRLCEIIKEDPSQFGTLVSSKKVDVLVPSKIKGHFLQEKTDFLMKLGFIENSDEMAKALSKFVGRGDKLQKRFDFLVNAGLDCNSITQMLKVVPAILNQSTDTLGKKIDYLLNHLGYSIESLVQFPGFLCYSIEKMKLRFTMHAWIKERKIISSRKNRKIGRSNVALSTILSCSDKRFVKSVVSLHPDGPNEWEKLKNSFAS; this comes from the coding sequence ATGACAGTTCTCTTATTGATTCGGGGCATTCGTTTTTCCAAAAGTTACCAATCGAATGCATCTCTGATTCTTCCCAGTATTTCTGTTAGTTCTCCTATGAACAGAAGTAATTTGAAAAATGCTGAACGTTACTTTTTCTCTAGTTCTTCTCTTCCTGCCTTGTTTGCCAGTGCAAAATTCCTATTTAGCGATTCCAATCAGCGAAAACCCCCATTGTCGGATCACGGAAGTACATGGCTTTGTCACAGATTCGCCACTAGAAACGCCTTGATTTTCAAGAGCCCTCTAAATCGGCAGCAAGATCGTTTCTTTTCTGGCACTCGAGTTGCTCTGACTGTTTCCGACTTGCATGCAGAACCATTTCCTAATGATTCTACTGGACAGAGAATCACTCGCTCTGGCCGaattgatgctcaaaatgctctCCTTGACTACCTTCATGTTACCAGAGGCCTGCCTTTCATGGATGCTGAACATATTAGCAAGAATTCTCCTGAGTTCCTCCAGCGTATACTTGAGAAGATTGGCAATGAGCATGATGTGGGGAGATCCCTCACTAGGTACCTTCGCTATCACCCCATCAATGAGTTTGAGCCCTTCTTTGAAAGTTTGGGTCTGAAGCCATTGGAAATTCAACCCCTCCTTCCTCGTAATTTGATGTTCCTCAATGATGATGATGTCTTGCTCGAGAACTATCATACTCTTTGCAACTATGGAGTTCCCAGAAGAAAGATTGGTAAGATGTACAAAGAAGGGACTGAAATATTCAGGTATGATCTTGGTGTTTTGCACTCAAAGCTTTGTGCTTATGAAGAACTTTGGCTCAGCAAATCTACCATTATCAAGCTTGTTACATGCTGTCCTACACTTTTAGTTGGTGGTGTAAATGCAAACTTCCATAAGGTTGTTGGGAAATTGAAGAGCCTAGGTATTGAGCTGGATTGCATCCGAGGATGTTTGTCAGATAAGAAATCGTATAATTGGAAATGGATTCTTGGTATGCTGAATTTTCTTGATGGAATTACCGAATTGTCTTCTCTGGTTAGAAACAACCCAAATTTCGTTTTTGATGATTCTGGAAAGAAAATATACATTTTAGTTGCAATCCTGTTAAAGCTGGGTCTTAGAAAGCCCAACATATTAGTTTTATTTGCGAAGTACCCTCAAATCCTGGATGGGAACTTCACAAAAAAATTGTTGCAGTCTGTGCATTTCTTAGCAGAGATTGGAATGCCAAGAGATGATATTGGCAGCATTTTATCATCCCATGCTCAAGTTTTGGGTTCTTGTTCGTGTAAGAAACCTGATGCTGTTTTGGCAAGCCTAAATATATCCGATGTAAGGTTGTGTGAGATTATAAAAGAAGATCCCAGTCAGTTTGGAACATTAGTCTCAAGTAAAAAGGTTGATGTTCTGGTTCCCAGTAAAATCAAGGGACATTTTCTTCAAGAAAAGACGGATTTCTTGATGAAGCTGGGGTTTATAGAAAACTCTGATGAAATGGCTAAAGCACTGAGCAAGTTTGTAGGAAGAGGAGACAAATTGCAAAAGCGATTTGACTTCTTAGTGAATGCTGGACTAGATTGCAACAGTATCACTCAGATGCTTAAGGTAGTTCCTGCCATACTTAATCAGTCAACAGATACACTTGGGAAAAAGATTGACTATCTTCTGAATCACTTGGGCTATTCAATCGAGTCACTTGTCCAGTTTCCAGGATTTTTGTGCTACAGCATAGAGAAGATGAAGCTGAGGTTTACTATGCATGCTTGGatcaaagaaagaaagataaTATCATCTAGAAAAAATAGGAAAATCGGCCGCTCAAATGTGGCCTTGAGTACGATTCTCTCGTGCTCAGACAAAAGGTTTGTGAAATCTGTTGTCAGTCTTCATCCAGACGGGCCTAATGAATGGGAGAAGTTGAAGAATTCCTTTGCATCATAA
- the LOC122031314 gene encoding RNA-binding protein 24-B-like yields MSLSSMLLSPLSPAQLSFATSVAVVALPTLHGKCVLIEGRLATCNLAWDGLNSTSGTGDLALRKIYIGGLSPNISSEILLNFFGRYGEIEEGSVAYHKETNKSRGFGFVTYRTAEGAKKAIDDPNKTRGRLYKTLSFHFCSQQVFLVAPSTKSLHIQGRNITAKLADAPRSKVIQAQVPTAVVPMHIPVPIGYAPMGKAQVGSYASYPPTMAAYLTAYASTQFTTAAQVSHPQTGKRKQVVVPAVESNGVTG; encoded by the exons ATGTCATTGTCATCCATGTTGCTATCGCCGCTATCACCAGCACAGCTGTCATTTGCTACCAGCGTTGCCGTCGTCGCTTTACCAACTCTCCACGGCAAATGCGTTTTGATTGAG GGACGTTTGGCTACCTGTAATCTTGCATGGGATGGCCTAAACAGTACTTCGGGGACTGGTGATTTAGCACTGAGAAAGATATACATTGGAGGTCTTTCTCCAAACATATCCAGCGAAATCTTGCTCAATTTCTTCGGTAGGTATGGTGAGATTGAAGAAGGTTCGGTGGCATACCATAAGGAGACTAACAAATCAAG AGGATTTGGTTTTGTCACTTATAGGACAGCTGAGGGTGCAAAGAAAGCCATAGATGATCCAAATAAGACTCGGGGTCGGCTATACAAAACACTCAGTTTTCATTTTTGCTCACAACAAGTATTTCTTGTTGCCCCCTCAACAAAATCTTTACATATACAGGGAAGGAACATTACTGCGAAGCTAGCTGATGCCCCTAGGAGCAAAGTAATACAAGCACAAGTTCCGACTGCTGTTGTCCCTATGCACATCCCAGTTCCTATTGGATATGCACCGATGGGAAAGGCACAGGTGGGCAGCTATGCTTCGTATCCACCAACAATGGCAGCATATCTCACTGCTTATGCCTCAACCCAGTTCACAACTGCAGCACAGGTTTCGCACCCACAGACAGGGAAAAGGAAACAAGTTGTAGTGCCTGCCGTAGAGTCAAATGGAGTTACTGGCTAA